One Mycolicibacterium goodii genomic region harbors:
- a CDS encoding TetR/AcrR family transcriptional regulator, with amino-acid sequence MTAGSNDPRPARSRARLLEAATTLLRSGGPSAVTVDAVTRAANVARATLYRHFPSGNDLLAAAFRQLIPAAPTPPQEGTLRDRLIALVSAQAELIAEAPVTVTAMAWLALGGDMEHLPSSASAEVLSLRERVAEQYAAPFEAIFTSAEAQAELGEVDRAQAAALLLGPIVLGKLSTLPEFDYAACARSAVDGFLSTHRRRDHGVSGSSNESAGA; translated from the coding sequence ATGACGGCCGGAAGCAACGATCCGCGTCCCGCGCGCTCGCGGGCGCGCCTGCTGGAGGCTGCGACGACGCTGTTGCGCTCGGGCGGTCCCAGCGCGGTCACCGTCGACGCCGTCACCCGCGCGGCGAACGTTGCCAGGGCAACCCTCTACCGGCACTTCCCGAGCGGAAACGACTTGCTGGCAGCGGCATTTCGCCAGTTGATCCCCGCCGCGCCGACCCCTCCGCAGGAGGGCACGCTGCGCGACCGGCTCATCGCGTTGGTGTCAGCGCAGGCCGAGTTGATCGCCGAGGCCCCGGTGACGGTGACCGCGATGGCGTGGTTGGCGCTCGGCGGCGACATGGAACACCTGCCGTCGAGCGCGAGCGCTGAGGTGCTGTCGCTGCGTGAGCGTGTCGCCGAGCAGTACGCCGCGCCGTTCGAGGCGATATTCACCAGCGCGGAGGCGCAGGCGGAACTCGGTGAGGTGGACCGGGCGCAGGCCGCCGCGCTGTTGCTCGGACCCATCGTGCTCGGAAAGCTGAGCACGCTGCCGGAGTTCGACTACGCGGCGTGCGCGCGGTCGGCGGTGGACGGCTTCCTCTCAACCCACCGCCGCCGTGACCACGGTGTCAGCGGATCAAGTAACGAATCGGCAGGTGCTTGA
- a CDS encoding MFS transporter, translating into MATFVFGVVEAPVRGWTHPSVWGAMAGGVALGAAFTVVELRRTHPLLDVRLFGDPHFATGSAGVTFLFFASFGFFFVSMQYIQLVMGYSPIATAVALCPLAVPILAFGATTHRYLPLLGLRLTASFGLLLTAVGLRCLRTLEIGSSYLDFAWPLLIMSVGIGLCTAPATSAIMGAVPDEKQGVASAVNDTTREVGAALGIAVAGSVLAAQYEKHLAPALGALPEAVRAPALNSLAEALAAAGHMGPQGVRLTQIAQQAFLDATGSAVVILGAVIAVAAVLTGVWGPGRDGQQLGVIRRLRTRRTRPPGGRSWRSSRAAHDW; encoded by the coding sequence GTGGCGACGTTCGTCTTCGGCGTCGTCGAGGCCCCCGTCCGCGGGTGGACACACCCGTCGGTGTGGGGCGCGATGGCCGGCGGCGTCGCGCTGGGCGCCGCGTTCACCGTCGTGGAGCTGCGACGCACTCATCCCCTACTCGACGTCCGCCTCTTCGGCGACCCGCACTTCGCGACGGGCTCAGCGGGCGTGACGTTCCTGTTCTTCGCGAGCTTCGGGTTCTTCTTCGTGAGCATGCAGTACATCCAGCTGGTCATGGGTTACAGCCCGATCGCGACGGCTGTCGCGTTGTGCCCCTTGGCAGTACCGATCCTGGCATTCGGCGCGACCACCCACCGGTATCTCCCGCTGCTCGGCCTGCGCCTCACGGCCTCTTTCGGCCTGTTGCTGACCGCCGTTGGTCTGCGGTGCCTGCGCACACTCGAAATCGGTTCGTCTTACTTGGATTTCGCCTGGCCACTGCTGATCATGAGCGTCGGTATCGGATTGTGCACCGCGCCGGCCACCTCGGCGATCATGGGCGCGGTGCCGGATGAAAAGCAGGGTGTCGCCTCCGCGGTCAACGACACCACCCGCGAGGTCGGTGCGGCGCTGGGCATCGCGGTGGCCGGTTCCGTGCTCGCCGCGCAGTACGAAAAGCACCTCGCACCCGCGCTCGGCGCACTCCCGGAGGCCGTGCGCGCCCCCGCGCTCAACTCGCTCGCCGAGGCGCTCGCGGCGGCCGGGCACATGGGACCACAGGGCGTCCGACTCACCCAAATCGCACAGCAGGCGTTCCTCGATGCGACCGGTTCGGCCGTCGTCATCCTGGGTGCGGTCATCGCGGTGGCCGCGGTGCTCACCGGCGTGTGGGGCCCCGGACGTGACGGACAACAGCTGGGGGTGATCCGCCGACTCAGGACACGACGAACTCGGCCGCCCGGTGGCCGATCATGGCGATCGTCGCGTGCGGCCCACGACTGGTGA
- the mftG gene encoding mycofactocin dehydrogenase MftG, whose protein sequence is MSDVLIVGAGSAGSVLAERLSADPACRVTVVEAGPAPSDPRVAAQITDGLRLPIGAASSVVRHFPSTLTEHPPRHTEIIRGSVVGGSGAVNGGYFCRGLPTDFATWGVAGWSWDDVLPHFRAIETDLDFGTALHGSDGPIKIRRVREFDRCTAAFVDAAVAAGYGWIDDLNGSDAGAALPPGVGAVPLNIDGGMRLGPGGAYLQPALDRPNLDLRADTRVRRVLIERGAAIGVECNDGEILHADRIVLSAGAIGSAHLLLLSGVGPADELTAVGIGVAAALPVGTATVDHPEWVLPVAWTATHDLPPLEAVLATADGVEIRPYTAGFSAMVHGPGHDPAELPHLGVALMRPHSRGRVRLASADPTVLPIIEHRYDTVAEDVEALRAAARMARELVSHTVEVGDPSWSTSQHLAGTAPMGVDDAAVLDPTCRVHGVDRLWVVDGSIMPAITSRGPHATIAMIGHRAAEFVVS, encoded by the coding sequence TTGAGTGACGTCTTGATCGTCGGCGCCGGCAGCGCCGGATCGGTGTTGGCCGAACGCCTTTCCGCAGATCCGGCCTGTCGGGTAACGGTGGTCGAGGCCGGCCCCGCACCCTCGGATCCGCGGGTCGCCGCACAGATCACCGACGGCCTGCGGCTGCCGATCGGCGCCGCGAGCTCGGTGGTACGGCACTTCCCGTCGACACTCACCGAACACCCGCCGCGGCACACCGAGATCATCCGGGGATCGGTGGTCGGCGGCTCCGGAGCGGTGAACGGTGGCTACTTCTGTCGCGGGCTGCCCACCGACTTCGCGACGTGGGGTGTTGCCGGTTGGAGCTGGGACGACGTGCTGCCGCATTTTCGTGCTATCGAGACCGACCTCGACTTCGGCACCGCCCTGCACGGTTCCGATGGTCCGATCAAGATACGCCGTGTCCGCGAATTCGACCGCTGTACAGCGGCTTTCGTGGACGCAGCGGTCGCGGCGGGTTACGGCTGGATCGATGATCTCAACGGTTCGGACGCCGGTGCGGCACTGCCACCCGGCGTTGGCGCGGTGCCGCTGAACATCGACGGCGGTATGCGTCTCGGACCGGGCGGTGCCTACCTGCAGCCCGCACTGGACCGGCCCAACCTCGATCTGCGCGCCGACACCCGCGTGCGTCGCGTCCTGATCGAGCGCGGCGCTGCGATCGGTGTCGAGTGCAACGACGGCGAGATCCTTCATGCCGATCGAATCGTCTTGTCCGCCGGGGCAATCGGATCGGCTCACCTGCTGCTGCTCTCAGGTGTCGGACCGGCCGACGAGTTGACGGCCGTTGGGATCGGCGTGGCAGCGGCCCTGCCCGTCGGGACGGCGACGGTCGATCACCCGGAGTGGGTGCTGCCGGTGGCCTGGACCGCCACCCATGACCTGCCGCCACTGGAGGCCGTACTCGCCACGGCCGACGGCGTGGAGATCCGGCCGTACACCGCGGGCTTCTCCGCGATGGTGCACGGGCCCGGTCACGACCCCGCAGAGTTGCCCCACCTCGGCGTCGCGCTCATGCGGCCGCACTCACGGGGCCGGGTGCGGCTCGCGTCCGCCGATCCCACGGTGCTGCCGATCATCGAACACCGCTACGACACCGTCGCCGAGGACGTCGAGGCACTGCGCGCCGCCGCGCGGATGGCCCGCGAATTGGTGAGCCACACAGTGGAAGTCGGCGATCCGTCCTGGTCGACGTCGCAACACCTCGCCGGTACCGCGCCGATGGGTGTCGACGACGCCGCGGTGCTCGACCCGACGTGCCGCGTACACGGCGTCGACCGGCTGTGGGTCGTGGACGGTTCGATCATGCCTGCCATCACCAGTCGTGGGCCGCACGCGACGATCGCCATGATCGGCCACCGGGCGGCCGAGTTCGTCGTGTCCTGA
- the mftF gene encoding mycofactocin biosynthesis glycosyltransferase MftF (Members of this protein family, MftF, are glycosyltransferases, members of PF00535 (glycosyl transferase family 2). The encoding gene is found as part of the mycofactocin cassette, in Mycobacterium tuberculosis, many other Actinobacteria, and occasional members of other lineages. Mycofactocin itself, a putative redox carrier, is a heavily modified derivative of the C-terminal Val-Tyr dipeptide of the mycofactocin precursor MftA (TIGR03969).), giving the protein MTGPRLPDGFAVQVDRRVKVLGEGAALLGGSPTRLLRLAPKAQNMLNEGRLEVHDALSAQLARTLLDATVAHPRPASGPSHRDVTVVIPVRDNASGLHRLIAALRGLRVIVVDDGSAIPVQPSDFSGMHCDVQVLRHARSNGPAAARNTGLAACETDYVAFLDSDVVPRRGWLESLLGHFCDPAVALVAPRIVGLHNADNLVARYEAVRSSLDLGVREAPVVPHGTVSYVPSAAIICRRSALVEVGGFDETMHSGEDVDLCWRLVESGARLRYEPIALVAHDHRTNLREWFNRKAFYGTSAAPLTVRHPGKTSPLVISGWTLMVWLMLGVGSFFGYLASLAAAVFAGTRIARALSVVDTEPKEVAVVAAHGLWSSAMQLCSAICRHYWPLALIAALLFRRARHAVLVAAVVDGVVDWVSRRGNADDDTKPVGLLAHILLKRLDDIAYGTGLWTGVVRERHLGALKPQVRS; this is encoded by the coding sequence ATGACCGGACCGAGACTGCCCGACGGTTTTGCCGTGCAGGTGGATCGCCGAGTCAAGGTGCTCGGAGAGGGTGCGGCGTTGCTGGGCGGATCCCCGACCCGGCTGCTGCGGTTGGCGCCGAAAGCCCAGAACATGCTCAACGAGGGCCGCCTGGAGGTCCACGACGCGCTGTCCGCGCAACTTGCGCGAACCCTGCTCGACGCGACCGTCGCGCATCCGCGTCCCGCCAGCGGACCGTCCCATCGCGATGTCACCGTGGTTATCCCCGTACGGGACAACGCATCCGGGCTGCACCGATTGATCGCGGCGCTGCGGGGGCTCCGCGTGATCGTGGTCGACGACGGCTCTGCGATCCCCGTGCAGCCCTCCGACTTCTCCGGTATGCACTGCGACGTGCAGGTGCTGCGCCACGCCCGCAGCAACGGTCCCGCGGCGGCCCGCAACACCGGGTTGGCGGCCTGTGAGACGGACTATGTGGCGTTCCTCGATTCCGACGTGGTGCCGAGGCGCGGTTGGCTGGAGTCGCTGCTCGGGCACTTCTGCGATCCGGCGGTCGCATTGGTCGCTCCCCGCATCGTGGGTCTGCACAACGCCGACAACCTCGTGGCCCGGTACGAGGCGGTGCGCTCCTCACTCGACCTCGGCGTCCGGGAGGCGCCGGTGGTGCCGCACGGCACGGTGTCCTACGTGCCGAGTGCGGCGATCATCTGCCGCCGGTCGGCGCTCGTGGAAGTGGGCGGCTTCGACGAGACCATGCACTCGGGTGAGGATGTCGACCTGTGCTGGCGCCTCGTCGAGTCGGGCGCCCGGCTGCGGTACGAGCCGATCGCCCTGGTGGCGCACGATCATCGCACCAACCTGCGAGAGTGGTTCAATCGCAAGGCTTTCTATGGAACCTCGGCCGCGCCGCTGACCGTGCGGCACCCCGGTAAGACATCGCCGCTGGTGATCTCGGGCTGGACGTTGATGGTGTGGCTGATGCTCGGGGTCGGGTCGTTCTTCGGCTACCTGGCCTCGCTTGCGGCCGCGGTGTTCGCCGGTACCCGCATCGCGCGGGCGCTCAGCGTGGTCGACACCGAACCCAAGGAGGTCGCGGTCGTGGCCGCCCACGGCCTGTGGTCGTCGGCGATGCAGCTGTGCTCGGCGATCTGTCGCCACTACTGGCCGCTTGCCCTGATCGCCGCGCTGCTGTTCCGCCGGGCGCGGCACGCGGTGCTGGTGGCCGCGGTGGTGGACGGTGTGGTCGACTGGGTGAGCAGACGAGGCAACGCCGACGACGACACCAAGCCGGTCGGCCTGCTCGCCCATATCCTGCTCAAGCGGCTCGACGACATCGCCTACGGCACCGGCCTGTGGACCGGTGTGGTGCGCGAGCGTCACCTCGGCGCGCTCAAGCCCCAGGTGCGGAGTTAG
- the mftE gene encoding mycofactocin biosynthesis peptidyl-dipeptidase MftE: MNSAYHRHVASRSGLGNSTTRQLQRMVPMLLVPVGSTEQHGPHLPLDTDTRIATAVAGAAVEQLGAPAGRDAVVAPAVSYGASGEHEGFPGTVSIGTAALELLLVEYGRSASHWASRIVFVNGHGGNVEALSAAVGLLRYEGRDAGWVPCSVPDADPHAGHTETSVLLHISPDDVLTEEIICGITAPLTELMPRMRSGGIAAVSEVGILGDPTTATAAEGERIFAEMVNGCADRIKRWQPDRNGLLT, encoded by the coding sequence GTGAATTCGGCTTACCATCGGCACGTGGCATCTCGCAGCGGGCTCGGGAACTCGACGACGAGGCAGCTACAGCGCATGGTGCCGATGTTGCTTGTCCCGGTTGGTTCCACCGAACAGCACGGTCCGCACCTGCCGCTGGACACCGACACCCGGATCGCGACCGCTGTGGCCGGCGCGGCGGTCGAGCAGTTGGGTGCGCCCGCCGGTCGCGACGCGGTGGTGGCCCCGGCGGTGAGTTACGGCGCCAGCGGGGAACACGAAGGATTTCCCGGAACGGTCTCGATCGGTACCGCGGCCCTGGAGCTTTTGCTGGTCGAATACGGCAGGTCGGCGTCGCACTGGGCGTCCCGTATCGTCTTCGTCAACGGCCACGGCGGTAACGTCGAGGCGCTGTCGGCTGCGGTCGGGCTGCTGCGCTACGAAGGTCGAGATGCGGGCTGGGTACCGTGCAGCGTCCCCGACGCCGACCCCCACGCCGGCCACACCGAAACGTCCGTACTGCTGCATATTTCACCCGATGATGTATTGACCGAAGAGATCATCTGCGGTATCACGGCCCCGTTGACGGAGCTGATGCCGCGTATGCGCAGCGGTGGGATCGCGGCCGTGAGCGAAGTCGGGATTCTGGGTGACCCGACGACCGCGACAGCAGCCGAGGGGGAGCGTATCTTTGCTGAGATGGTCAACGGCTGCGCCGACCGGATCAAGCGGTGGCAGCCCGACCGGAACGGATTGCTGACATGA
- the mftD gene encoding pre-mycofactocin synthase MftD (MftD, an enzyme found in the mycofactocin biosynthesis locus, performs an oxidative deamination of 3-amino-5-[(p-hydroxyphenyl)methyl]-4,4-dimethyl-2-pyrrolidinone (AHDP). The resulting compound, now called pre-mycofactocin (PMFT), is a biologically active redox cofactor that can oxidize the non-exchangeable NADH of TIGR03971 family SDR-type oxidoreductases.), which translates to MARDTWFETVAIAQQRARRRLPKSVYSSLISASEKGVTVTDNVESFAELGFAPHVVGAPEKRDMTTTVMGQQISLPVIISPTGVQAVHPDGEVAVARAAAARGTAMGLSSFASKPIEEVVAVNDKIFFQIYWLGDRDAILARAERAKAAGAVGLIVTTDWSFSHGRDWGSPKIPEKMDLKTMVTMMPEALTKPRWLWQWGKTMRPPNLRVPNQAARGEAGPPFFQAYGEWMGTPPPTWEDIAWLREQWDGPFMLKGVIRVDDAKRAVDAGVSAISVSNHGGNNLDGTPAAIRALPAIAAAVGDQIEVVLDGGVRRGSDVVKAVALGARAVMIGRAYLWGLAAEGQAGVENVLDILRGGIDSALMGLGRSSIHDLVPEDILVPEGFTRALGVPPASGS; encoded by the coding sequence ATGGCACGAGACACGTGGTTCGAAACCGTTGCGATCGCCCAGCAAAGGGCGCGCAGGCGGCTGCCGAAATCGGTCTACTCCTCGCTGATCTCGGCGAGCGAGAAGGGCGTCACGGTCACCGACAACGTCGAATCGTTCGCCGAGCTCGGCTTCGCGCCGCATGTCGTCGGTGCGCCCGAGAAGCGCGACATGACCACCACCGTGATGGGGCAACAGATTTCGTTGCCGGTGATCATCTCGCCGACCGGCGTGCAGGCCGTGCACCCCGACGGCGAGGTCGCGGTTGCCCGCGCGGCCGCCGCACGCGGTACCGCGATGGGGCTGTCGTCGTTTGCCAGCAAGCCGATCGAAGAGGTCGTCGCGGTCAACGACAAGATCTTTTTCCAGATCTACTGGCTCGGTGACCGCGACGCGATCCTCGCGCGCGCCGAGCGCGCGAAGGCCGCGGGTGCGGTGGGCTTGATCGTCACCACCGACTGGAGCTTCAGCCACGGCCGCGACTGGGGCAGCCCCAAGATCCCCGAGAAGATGGATCTGAAGACGATGGTCACGATGATGCCCGAGGCGCTGACCAAACCGCGCTGGCTGTGGCAGTGGGGCAAGACCATGCGTCCGCCGAACCTCCGGGTGCCCAACCAGGCCGCCCGCGGCGAGGCGGGCCCGCCGTTCTTCCAGGCCTACGGCGAGTGGATGGGCACACCCCCGCCTACCTGGGAGGACATCGCCTGGCTACGCGAGCAGTGGGACGGACCTTTCATGCTCAAGGGCGTCATTCGCGTCGACGACGCCAAACGTGCTGTTGACGCGGGTGTTTCGGCCATCTCGGTGTCCAACCACGGCGGCAACAACCTGGACGGGACGCCTGCGGCCATCCGCGCGCTGCCCGCGATCGCCGCAGCCGTCGGTGATCAGATCGAGGTTGTCCTCGACGGCGGCGTCCGCCGCGGCAGCGACGTCGTCAAGGCGGTCGCGCTGGGTGCGCGCGCAGTCATGATCGGCCGTGCCTACCTGTGGGGGCTCGCCGCCGAGGGACAGGCCGGCGTCGAGAATGTGCTCGACATCCTGCGCGGCGGTATCGACTCTGCGCTGATGGGCCTCGGTCGTTCGTCGATCCACGATCTTGTTCCCGAGGACATCCTCGTTCCGGAAGGCTTCACCCGCGCGCTGGGCGTACCGCCGGCCTCCGGTTCGTGA
- the mftC gene encoding mycofactocin radical SAM maturase (MftC is a radical SAM/SPASM enzyme that catalyzes the first two steps in biosynthesis of the electron carrier mycofactocin from the terminal Val-Tyr dipeptide of the precursor peptide MftA.): MTSVQPVPRLVEQFERGLDAPICLTWELTYACNLACVHCLSSSGKRDPRELSTQQCKDIIDELERMQVFYVNIGGGEPTVRSDFWELVDYATAHHVGVKFSTNGVRITPEVAAKLAASDYVDVQISLDGANAEVNDAVRGKGSFDMAIRALENLSSAGFKDAKISVVVTRQNVDQLDDFAALAARYGATLRITRLRPSGRGADVWDDLHPTAEQQRRLYDWLVAKGDRVLTGDSFFHLSGLGAPGALAGLNLCGAGRVVCLIDPVGDVYACPFAIHDKFLAGNILSDGGFANVWQNAELFRELREPQSAGACASCGHYDSCRGGCMAAKFFTGLPLDGPDPECVEGWGAPALEAERIKPKPSGDHSRGTKQGPVALKLLTKPPARFCNESPV, encoded by the coding sequence ATGACTTCAGTTCAGCCCGTGCCCCGGTTGGTCGAACAGTTCGAGCGCGGCCTCGACGCGCCGATCTGCCTGACCTGGGAACTCACCTACGCGTGCAATCTCGCGTGCGTCCACTGCCTGTCCTCGTCGGGCAAGCGGGACCCGCGGGAGCTGTCGACGCAGCAGTGCAAGGACATCATCGACGAGCTCGAACGCATGCAGGTGTTCTACGTCAACATCGGCGGCGGCGAGCCCACCGTGCGCTCGGACTTCTGGGAGCTGGTCGACTACGCCACCGCACACCATGTCGGGGTCAAGTTCTCCACCAACGGTGTTCGGATCACGCCCGAGGTCGCGGCCAAACTCGCGGCCAGTGACTATGTGGACGTCCAGATCTCGCTGGACGGCGCCAACGCCGAGGTGAACGACGCCGTGCGCGGTAAGGGTTCCTTCGACATGGCAATCCGCGCGCTGGAGAACCTGAGCAGCGCGGGCTTCAAGGACGCCAAGATCTCGGTGGTCGTGACCCGCCAGAACGTGGATCAGCTCGACGACTTCGCTGCTCTGGCAGCGCGTTACGGTGCCACCCTGCGTATCACGCGGCTGCGCCCGTCCGGCCGGGGCGCCGACGTGTGGGACGATCTGCACCCCACCGCCGAGCAGCAGCGCCGGCTCTACGACTGGCTCGTGGCCAAGGGGGACCGTGTGCTCACGGGCGACTCGTTCTTCCACCTGTCCGGGCTCGGCGCGCCGGGCGCACTCGCGGGCCTGAACCTCTGCGGTGCAGGCCGAGTGGTGTGCCTGATCGATCCGGTCGGCGACGTCTACGCCTGCCCGTTTGCGATCCACGACAAGTTCCTGGCCGGGAACATCCTGTCGGACGGGGGTTTTGCGAACGTGTGGCAGAACGCCGAGCTGTTCCGGGAACTACGGGAGCCGCAGTCGGCCGGTGCGTGCGCCAGCTGCGGGCATTACGACAGCTGCCGCGGAGGCTGCATGGCGGCCAAGTTCTTCACGGGACTGCCGCTCGACGGCCCCGACCCCGAGTGCGTCGAGGGTTGGGGAGCCCCGGCCCTGGAAGCCGAACGCATCAAGCCCAAGCCCAGCGGTGACCACTCGCGGGGCACCAAACAAGGGCCGGTCGCCTTGAAACTGCTGACCAAACCCCCGGCCCGATTCTGCAACGAAAGTCCGGTGTGA
- the mftB gene encoding mycofactocin biosynthesis chaperone MftB (MftB, a small protein, is a peptide chaperone that assists the radical SAM enzyme MftC in performing two modifications to the C-terminal Val-Tyr dipeptide of the mycofactocin precursor peptide, MftA. MftB's role is analogous to the role of PqqD in the biosynthesis of PQQ, a cofactor that derives entirely from a Tyr and a Glu in the precursor PqqA.), whose protein sequence is MSTQVAEQITFDPDVSWRLHHQVAVRPEPFGALLYHFGTRKLSFLKNRTVVEVVNSLSDHPDARSALRAAGVADDQQAPYLHALRVLVQSNMLVPGNPEGSQ, encoded by the coding sequence GTGTCCACTCAGGTCGCCGAACAGATCACCTTCGATCCGGATGTGAGCTGGCGTCTGCACCATCAGGTCGCGGTTCGGCCGGAGCCGTTCGGCGCCCTGCTGTACCACTTCGGGACGCGCAAGCTGTCGTTCCTGAAGAACCGAACGGTCGTCGAGGTGGTCAACTCGCTTTCCGACCACCCCGACGCCCGGTCGGCACTCCGCGCCGCGGGGGTCGCCGACGATCAGCAAGCGCCCTATCTGCACGCACTTCGCGTGCTCGTGCAGTCGAACATGCTCGTACCCGGGAACCCCGAAGGATCGCAATGA
- the mftA gene encoding mycofactocin precursor MftA (Mycofactocin is a small molecule electron carrier derived from the final two amino acids, Val-Tyr, of MftA, the mycofactocin precursor. It plays a role in redox homeostasis and the metabolism of alcohols and aldehydes in Actinobacteria, including Mycobacterium tuberculosis.): protein MEPNQHVEAETELVTETLVEEVSIDGMCGVY, encoded by the coding sequence ATGGAACCGAATCAGCACGTCGAGGCCGAGACCGAACTCGTCACCGAGACTCTCGTGGAAGAGGTCTCGATCGACGGTATGTGCGGGGTCTACTGA
- the mftR gene encoding mycofactocin system transcriptional regulator (MftR, the mycofactocin system transcriptional regulator, is an uncharacterized TetR family DNA-binding transcription factor. Its role is inferred by context. It occurs as part of the biosynthesis locus for mycofactocin, a partially characterized electron carrier derived from the terminal Val-Tyr dipeptide of the precursor peptide MftA, through a radical SAM enzyme-mediated process.), whose protein sequence is MSEGSRAGRRRSTTQDHIAGVAIELFAVRGFDAVSVDDVAAAAGISRRTLFRYYASKSAIPWGDFDSHLRHLRELLRTLRSEVSLGDALREALLTFNTYADHEMAEHRQRMRVILETEELQAYSMTMYAGWRAVIAEYVADRLGVHTTDLMPQTVAWMMLGVALSAYEKWLADESVSLRDAIATAFEVVRPGLDALQPAH, encoded by the coding sequence ATGTCCGAGGGATCCCGCGCGGGGCGTCGTCGCTCCACCACGCAGGACCACATCGCCGGCGTGGCGATCGAACTGTTCGCGGTCCGCGGGTTCGACGCGGTGAGCGTCGACGACGTCGCAGCCGCCGCGGGAATCTCCCGGCGGACCCTGTTCCGGTACTACGCCTCCAAGAGCGCCATACCGTGGGGCGACTTCGACTCCCACCTGCGGCACCTGCGGGAACTGCTCAGGACCCTCCGTTCCGAGGTGTCACTCGGCGACGCGCTGCGCGAGGCCCTGCTGACGTTCAACACCTATGCCGACCACGAGATGGCCGAGCACCGCCAGCGCATGCGCGTGATTCTGGAAACCGAAGAGCTACAAGCCTATTCGATGACCATGTACGCCGGATGGCGGGCGGTCATCGCCGAGTACGTCGCAGACCGTCTCGGCGTGCACACCACCGATCTCATGCCGCAGACCGTCGCATGGATGATGCTGGGCGTCGCGTTGTCGGCCTACGAGAAGTGGCTGGCCGACGAATCCGTGTCGCTGCGTGATGCGATCGCCACCGCGTTCGAGGTGGTCCGTCCCGGTTTGGATGCCCTGCAACCCGCACACTGA